GGATCGTACATGCCCAGGTACGTTTCGGGCGCGTCCATGAGGGGCATGTGGGGCGGAGAAATGCTATAGTAGAGAAAAAAGGGTTGCTCCCGATTCCCCCGGTCTCTCAGGTATCCGCCGACCTGGTCCGACTCGAAGCGGACGCTGAATCGTTCCACCAGGAACTCCTCACCGTCGTTCTCCACAAAGGACTGCCCGCTGTGACGGTGGTGGACCCGCGGGTACAGGCTGTAGTCGAACCCCAGGGGTCCGGGCGCGGAATGGACGTGCCACTTCCCGATCAGCGCCGTATCGTATCCCAGGGCCTTGAACATCTCGGGCAGCGTCGGCGCGGGCAGATGGGGCCGTCCGTCCACCGGATACTCGGGCATCGTTGTGGATCCATCCTCTTGGCGCTCCGCGTAGTTGCCCAGCGCGCCCATGCAGGTCCGGCTGTACTGGCCCGACAGGAGACAGGACCGGGCGGGCATGCATACGGGGTTGTTGCTCACCGCCGTTTCGAATCGCACGCCTTCTGTCGCGAGCCGGTCCAGGTGGGGCGTCCGGACGACTTCGTTACCGTAGCATCCCACTTCGAACGCGCGCAGCTGGTCGCAGATGCAGAGGATGACGTTGGGACGGGAAGGGATTGCGGAACCGGTCATGTAGAACTCCGGTGCGACAGGGTCAGAGCAGGAGCCGGATCGCCATGACGACCAGTACCACGTTCAGGATCACGCGGATCAGCCCCTCGCCCCGCTTGACGGTGTAATGGGCGCCGATCCATCCGCCGGCCGTCGTGCCCAGGGCCAGGGCGGCGCCGAGAAGCCAGAGCACCTGCCCCTTGTCCGCGAAGATGGCCAGCGCGACCAGGGTGTAGATACCGACGATGAATACCTTGAAGGCGTTTACGCGGACGAGGTCGAGGCCGACGACCCGGTAGAGCACCGCCATGAGGAAGAACCCGACCCCGGCCTGGATGAACCCGCCGTAGAACCCCACCGCGACCATCAGGATGTGCCCCAGGACGAGTCGCTTCGGCTTCTCGGTGATCTCCGCGTCTGGCTGTTTCCTGCTCATCAGGATCAGCAGCAGGATCATCAGGCCGGCGAGGATCCTGTTGAACAGCTCGCCGCTAACCTGGGTCCCCAGGTACGCTCCTATCGCCGCCCCCGGCACCGCGCAGAGCGCGAGGGTAAGCATGGTGCGCAGCTCCGAATACCCCTGCTTGAAGAAGCTGGTAACGGCCGATGCGTTCTGGGCGACGATGGCCACACGGTTGGTGCCGTTGGCCACGTTTCCGGGCAGGCCCAGGAAGATGAGCACGGGGAGGGCCAGGAGCGAGCCGCCGCCCGCCATGACGTTCAGGAATCCTGAAAGGACGCCCACGCCGGCGAGCAGGAACAGCTGCCAGAGTTCGAATTCCATGGGCGCCTAACCCGGGACCGGAGCGTCGTCGCGTATCAGCCCGTCCGATTTGAGCTCTGCCCAGAGGTCGGCAGGTATGGCATGTCGATAGTTGGCCAGGTTCGATTCGACGTACTCGGGCCTGACCGCGCCGGGAATGACGGACGCGACCGCCGGGTGGAACAACGGGAACTGGAGGGCGGCCGCGGCCAGGGGCACGCCGTGCCGGTCGCAGACAGCCTGGATGCGACGGGTTTTCTCCATGATTTCAGGCGTCGCGGGAAAGTAACCGTAGGTCGAGTTCTCGGTGGGTCCCGTGACCAGGATGCCCGAGGCGAAGACGGCGCCGATCACGATGCCGATGCCGTCCTCCACGCACCGGGGCAGTTCCAGGTCCAGCGCGTCCTGGTCCAGGAGCGTGTATGGCATGGCTACGATAAAAAAATCCAGGGGCATCAGGTCCAGGAAGCGCAGCATCATCCCGGTCTTGTTCAGGCCGGCGCCCACGCCCTTGATGTCGCCCGAAGCCTTGAGTTCGGCCAGCGCGCGCCAGCCGCTGGTGAACAGCTGGTGCAGGTAGGCCTGGATCT
The window above is part of the Gemmatimonadota bacterium genome. Proteins encoded here:
- a CDS encoding sulfite exporter TauE/SafE family protein, with amino-acid sequence MEFELWQLFLLAGVGVLSGFLNVMAGGGSLLALPVLIFLGLPGNVANGTNRVAIVAQNASAVTSFFKQGYSELRTMLTLALCAVPGAAIGAYLGTQVSGELFNRILAGLMILLLILMSRKQPDAEITEKPKRLVLGHILMVAVGFYGGFIQAGVGFFLMAVLYRVVGLDLVRVNAFKVFIVGIYTLVALAIFADKGQVLWLLGAALALGTTAGGWIGAHYTVKRGEGLIRVILNVVLVVMAIRLLL
- a CDS encoding aldo/keto reductase → MAIATRQLGTTDAFVTELGFGSAPLGDLFQPVTDAKSRATLRAAWRAGIRYYDTSPWYGYGKSELRLGELLRQKSHGSYVVSTKVGRVFKATRDLQHFDQGFWCGGLPFDHVYDYSYDGIMRSYEDSLIRFGVHRIDLLLIHDLDPFYHNEPQIQAYLHQLFTSGWRALAELKASGDIKGVGAGLNKTGMMLRFLDLMPLDFFIVAMPYTLLDQDALDLELPRCVEDGIGIVIGAVFASGILVTGPTENSTYGYFPATPEIMEKTRRIQAVCDRHGVPLAAAALQFPLFHPAVASVIPGAVRPEYVESNLANYRHAIPADLWAELKSDGLIRDDAPVPG